The window AGGGCTAGGTCTGAGGAGCTGAGGGAAATGGCCGACGCGGTGAGGGCCCTCGCCGAGTATATGAAGACAGGCTTCCAAGAGGTTACCAGACAACTCGCCGAACAAGGCAAGAGGCTAGAAGCCCACGAAAAGTTGCTAGAGGAGCACGGCAGGAGGCTTGAGGAGCTAGGCAAGAGAGTAGAAGAGCTGACCAAGGCTGTGGCTGAGCTTAAGGTGGCTATGGGCTCTCTGGGCCGTAGGTGGGGGCGGGATCTGGAGCGTACCGTCTTGGAGATTTACCGGGATGCTCTTGAGAAGAGGGGGGTTGAGCCCGGGAGGGTGGAGAAGTTCGTCTATACAGACGTAGACGGCCGGTATCTGAAGCCGGGGGCGAGGATTGAGGTCGACGTCTATATTCGCGACGGGAGGACGTATCTCTTGGGGGTTAAGTCGCATGCGGAGCTTGAGGATGTGGAGTGGTTTGCCGAGAAGGCCCAGGCGGCGGAGAAGATACTGGGGAGGAAGGCAGACCGCCTCATAATAGTCGCCGTCAATATAGACAAAGAAGCGCTAGAGAGAGCAAGCCAGCTAGGAATAGACGCGGTGTACGGCGCCGTAATTGAGTAGCTTTACCTACCCAAAAAGTGGCCTCCCGACACGGCACAAGGGAGGCGGCTGTATCTAGAAACGCCATTCCTTCCCCATATCCCCTAGAGCGTCTGAAAGCCCTCCAAGCACGTCGAGTTTATACTCCTCTACGAGCTCCGCCGCGCCGCAGATCAGCCTCACCTCCGCCTCCAGATCCGTCCCGAGACAACGCCTCCCGATCTCCGCCGCGTGTCCCCACCTGCCGCGCTCCGCCGCGGAGCTCGCCGCCCAGCCCCCAGAGGAGTCTCCCAGGGGCTCAGGATATACTGCGGAGGCGGGCCCTGCGATCTGTCCCCCCTCTACATGCTGGCCCTCCCCCGCGGAGCCGCCGCGGTCGTCCGCGGGTACATAGACGCACAGCCCACAGCCAGGTGGGCCCCCGCCCCGCCCCCAGAAGGAGACCCAAAAGCCGGCCTAGACATACTGGCCGACCCCCGCAGAGCCCAGCTCCTAATAGCCCTCGCGTACGACAAGTCCAGAGCCACAAGGCAGAAGGCCTGCGCCCACGAGCTCTGGACCCCATGCCCGGGCCAAGCGCCGGGGCGCTACACCACAGCCGCCCTCCACGCCCTCAGACTAATAGCGCACTTCCTCCCAAGCGGGGAAAGAGAGGAGGAAACCGGTGGTGCGGCGGCCGGGATTTGAACCCGGGATCAACGGCTTGGCAGGCCGCCATCCCTAGTCGGGGCCCTTCATCCTCCGTCCGGGCCCCTTAAACCAGGCTAGACTACCGCCGCTCCCCTGCGGGACGGCGGCCCGCCATGGGCACACCACTCCTCCTTGTTTATAAGTTTTATGCCGGCGGCTAGTTGCATAGGGTGGCCTATTTTTCCTGTCTTGCGGCTATGTTGTATTAGGGTTTTGCGAGGCGTGTTTTGTAGTTTGGCTATGTATTTAAAGGGCTGATTCGTGGCTGATATGTGTAGGGGTTTTGAGGATTGTGCGGCTTTTTACGTAGAAGCTGCTGGCGAGGTGGATCATGTTGGTAAGTTTCTCTGGAGCCCTGCTGATGCGCGTTGGAGTGCGATGAAGAATATTAGGCCTGGGGATTGTGTTATTCACTATTTGACTGAGGAGGCTGGGTTGAAGGCTTTTGTAGGCGTGTCGAGGGTTAGTGAAGCGGCGAGGAGAGTTAGTAAGCAGGAGGGTTTGCGGCTTCTGAGCGGTGTAAATCTTGAATACTATAAGAGGTGGCTTGATAACTTTGACGAGTTTTATTTTGTCCCTCTACGTGGTTTTACCGAGTTTAGAAAGCCTCTGAAACTTGAAGAGGTGTTGAGGATATTGGGGGTGGCGCACCCGGTGTTGATTCCGCAGAACTATCTTAAGGAGGTGCCTGAACAATATGGGCGCAGAATTATTGAGATGGGGTGTGGTGGGGATGGCGAGGTCAGCGAAGGGCGTGTGGAGCTGGAGAGGTTTGTCGCCTTGCTTATGTTGGCTGGGAAAAACGTGTTGCTGGTTGGGGCGCCTGGGGTGGGGAAGACCGAGCTGGCGTTGAGGGCGGCTGGGTTTTTCACTTCATGCGAGCCGGAGGTCGAGGTCGGCCGCGAGGATTTGTCCTATGACGACTTGGTGGTTAAGTATGTTGTTTTGGAGGGGGGCCGGCTGGAGCGTAGGCTTGGTAGCCTCGCAAGGGCTGTCGCGCGTAGTTGGGATTCTATACGCCGAGGCACGGGGCCTTGCCACTTTGTTTTCGACGAGATTAACAGGGCTAACGTGGACGTGGCTCTTGGGCGCATATTCACTGCGTTGGACGTGGAGCATAGGACCCGTGTCAAGGTTTTCGACGGCTTAGTAGATCCTCCGTACATTCCGCTTTCGTTTAGGGTGATTGCTACAATGAACGTGGTCGATAGGGGACAGTTATTTAGGCTGAGTTTCGCGTTGTTGAGGCGGTTTGCCTATGTATATATGACTCCGCCCCATATTCGTCTAGAGCCGCAGCTGAATAGCCTTCCTAACGCAAAGCGGGATTTGTTTAGGCCCTATGCGGAGCGGGCTCTCCGCTACCTTGCTATGAGGGGTGTGTTAGAGGAGGACTTGGCCACCCTTGTCGTGCTGGGTTTGCCGGGGGTGGAGGAATTGTTGAGTGAGGCAGAGAGGCTGGGGTTGTTGGGGATTCTCGAGTGGGCGCTGGGGGCGGCTGACAGGCTGGGGCTTGAGGTTGGGCCCTCGATGGTGCTGGACGTATTGAGAGCGGTTGCGGTGCGTACGGCGGCTCCCACCTCTCTGAAGCTGAGCGACGAGGTGTTTGTGGACTACGTCGTCTCGTCGCTTGTTTTGCCCCACTTCGCCGCGGTGGCGCCGAGGGTTCGGCAGAAGGCCGTGCTGTCGGCGAGACAGCCTAGGGAGGTCAACGAGGTGCGGGATATGCAGGCGAAGATAAGTGGGTGGTTAGGGGAGCGTTCGCTTTCTAGTCGTGTAATGGAGGGCCTTCTCCATGAGCTCCCCGTTGAGGTGTGAGTGGAGGGAGGGGGAGGTCTTCTCGCTTAGTAAAAAGGCTAGGGAGTGCGGCCTGTCGGAGGGTGTTTTGAGACGTGTTGTGTTGGATCTCAGGGCGGCTTTGGGGGAGTATGGGAGGTTGCCTGGAGGAATTAGGGTGGACACTCCCCGTCCCGATGTCCGGGGATCCGAGGTCTTTGGGGGGTTCTGGGTGGGGGTTTTCGACGTTGCGGTGGACGGTGGGGGCTTGGTGAGGGTTGTGGTCCGTCCTAGGGTGAAGAGATACGGCGCTATGATTGAAAAGGTGGGTAGTGTTCTCGGCGGCTTGGCTTGGCTGTTCCCGGCGGCGGCTGGGCTCTACGCCTCCGTGCCCAGGCTGGCTGTGTACGTCGACGCGGTGCGACGTCTATACGAGGCCTACCTCTTGGCCTCTAGGGAGCCTAAGTTTTTGACTAGGCGGGTAGTTGGTGCTGGGGGGTCTGTGGGGATTGACGAGGGCGGGTTCTACGCGTTTAGGAAGCAGAGAGTGAGAAACGCCGCGTTGGCTAATTCCGTGGTGTTGGCATTGAGGAGGGTCGTGGAGGCTGTAGAGGGGGCGAGAGGTTTGGCGGAGGATCTCCCGGGGGATGTTAAGGGGATTGTTGAGGCGTATCTGTCGGCGTTGGAGCGAGGGGCGGCTGCTGTGCTCGAGGAGCTCGGCGACTTGACCGGCTGGGTTGATGGGGAAGAGCTGGGTCCTTACTGGCACCTCGCGGCTAGGGCGGTGGCGAGCTCTCTGTGGGGCCGCGAGGCTGAGGGCGTGGGGAGGTACGTCATGATCCCCAGCACTAAGCTCTACGAGCTTTATGTCTACTCGCTGTTTGTGGAGAGGCTCAGGGGGTTTAGGGCTTGTGGAGAGGGTAAGGGGATCGCAGGCGGCATGTGTATCGAGGGGGCGGCGTCGTCGGTGGACGGCGCGTCTTGTAAAGCATTTGCACGGCTTTACTTCAACGTTGCGCCTAGCTCGCGGCTGGTTAGAAGGCTGTCTCGTAGAAGGCCTCGGCCCGATACGGCAGTCGAGGCGGCTGGGTCAATTGCCGTGGTTGAGGCTAAGTACAGGTTTTTGAAGAGTGGGCGTCTTCCTCTACCCGACTCGCTTAGGTTGGTGGCGTATCTAGCGGACGTGGCGAGAAACCGCCGTCTTAAGGCCGTGCTGGTGTCTCTGTCCAGGCCTGAGGACTTAACGGGGCCTCTGACCGCCAAGATCGGCGACGGCGTCGAGGCCAGCGTGTACTACGCGGGGGTTAACCCTGACGACTATGAGAAGATGGGGGCTGGCTACGTTGAGGAGGAGGTGAGGAGGGCGATTGCCTTTGCTATATGCGAGCCGTAAGTAATGCATGTTGGCGGCACCTCCTTGATGAAGATGTCTACGGCTCTCTTTACGAGCTCGGTATATTCTCCTAGTTCGCCTCTGGAGATAGTTGCGCAGAAACCTGCCTCGTCTTCCCTAATCTCCCACTTCTTTACGTAGCACAAGGCAATGGGGAGGGCGCCTAGTAGTTTTTCCTTCACACCGTCGAGGCACCTCTTGATGTACTCGCCGAGCGGAGTTGGGCTGGCCGCTACGTCTCTGTGCCAGTCACATCCCTTGCCTATTGTGATTACGCCTAGACGGCGTAGGTCGTTGTATATCAACGCGCGGAGATCTCCGTAGAAGTCTTTCCCCAGCCCCATGCTCTCTA of the Thermoproteus uzoniensis 768-20 genome contains:
- a CDS encoding PD-(D/E)XK nuclease family protein, whose amino-acid sequence is MGLDWGRLEEVVERAVRRARSEELREMADAVRALAEYMKTGFQEVTRQLAEQGKRLEAHEKLLEEHGRRLEELGKRVEELTKAVAELKVAMGSLGRRWGRDLERTVLEIYRDALEKRGVEPGRVEKFVYTDVDGRYLKPGARIEVDVYIRDGRTYLLGVKSHAELEDVEWFAEKAQAAEKILGRKADRLIIVAVNIDKEALERASQLGIDAVYGAVIE
- a CDS encoding AAA family ATPase yields the protein MLRILGVAHPVLIPQNYLKEVPEQYGRRIIEMGCGGDGEVSEGRVELERFVALLMLAGKNVLLVGAPGVGKTELALRAAGFFTSCEPEVEVGREDLSYDDLVVKYVVLEGGRLERRLGSLARAVARSWDSIRRGTGPCHFVFDEINRANVDVALGRIFTALDVEHRTRVKVFDGLVDPPYIPLSFRVIATMNVVDRGQLFRLSFALLRRFAYVYMTPPHIRLEPQLNSLPNAKRDLFRPYAERALRYLAMRGVLEEDLATLVVLGLPGVEELLSEAERLGLLGILEWALGAADRLGLEVGPSMVLDVLRAVAVRTAAPTSLKLSDEVFVDYVVSSLVLPHFAAVAPRVRQKAVLSARQPREVNEVRDMQAKISGWLGERSLSSRVMEGLLHELPVEV